A section of the Triticum dicoccoides isolate Atlit2015 ecotype Zavitan chromosome 7A, WEW_v2.0, whole genome shotgun sequence genome encodes:
- the LOC119329823 gene encoding GDSL esterase/lipase At5g45910-like: protein MAPSPLLVALVMVSSCFLAVSGQKFNAIYSFGDSMSDTGNLCVNGPPAGLTLTQPPYGETFFGRATCRCSDGRLVVDFLAERFGLPLLKPSKQGGADFKQGANMAIIGATTMGSSFFQSLGVGDKIWNNGPLDTQIQWFQNLLPSVCGSSCKTYLSKSLFVLGELGGNDYNAQLFGGYTPEQAAGQSPTIVDAIGAGAEKLIGLGAMYIVIPGVLPVGCFPIYLTLYQTSNAGDYDQYGCLKRFNALSARHNSLLQSKVSSLQSKYPYAKIMYADFYSHVFDMVKSPATYGFSTNLRACCGAGGGKYNYQNGARCGMSGASACGNPSSSLSWDGIHLTEAAYKKIADGWVNGPYCHPAILS, encoded by the exons ATGGCGCCGTCTCCGCTGCTCGTAGCGCTTGTGATGGTCTCGTCGTGCTTCTTGGCCGTGTCCGGCCAGAAGTTCAACGCCATCTACAGCTTCGGCGACTCCATGTCCGACACCGGCAACCTCTGCGTGAACGGCCCCCCCGCCGGCCTCACCCTCACCCAGCCCCCCTACGGCGAGACCTTCTTCGGCCGCGCCACCTGCCGCTGCTCCGACGGCCGCCTCGTCGTCGACTTCCTCG CCGAGAGGTTCGGGCTGCCGCTGCTGAAGCCGTCGAAGCAGGGCGGCGCGGACTTCAAGCAGGGCGCCAACATGGCCATCATCGGCGCCACCACCATGGGCTCCAGCTTCTTCCAGTCGCTCGGCGTCGGCGACAAGATCTGGAACAACGGGCCCCTCGACACCCAGATCCAGTGGTTCCAGAACCTCCTCCCCTCCGTCTGCGGCTCAT CTTGCAAGACCTACTTGTCCAAGTCCCTGTTCGTGCTGGGCGAGCTGGGCGGGAACGACTACAACGCGCAGCTCTTCGGCGGCTACACGCCGGAGCAGGCGGCCGGGCAGAGCCCCACCATCGTCGACGCCATCGGCGCCGGCGCAGAGAAGCTCATCGGCCTCGGCGCCATGTACATCGTCATCCCCGGGGTGCTCCCCGTCGGCTGCTTCCCCATCTACCTCACGCTGTACCAGACCTCCAACGCCGGCGACTACGACCAGTACGGCTGCCTGAAGCGGTTCAATGCGCTGTCGGCCCGCCACAACTCGCTGCTCCAGAGCAAGGTGAGCAGCCTGCAGAGCAAGTACCCGTACGCCAAGATCATGTACGCCGACTTCTACTCCCACGTCTTCGACATGGTCAAGAGCCCCGCCACCTACG GGTTCAGCACGAACCTGAGGGCGTgctgcggcgcgggcggcggcaagTACAACTACCAGAACGGCGCTCGGTGCGGCATGTCCGGCGCGTCGGCGTGCGGCAACCCGTCGTCGTCGCTGAGCTGGGACGGGATCCACCTGACGGAGGCAGCCTACAAGAAGATCGCCGACGGCTGGGTCAACGGGCCCTACTGCCACCCGGCCATCCTCTCctag